One genomic region from Spirosoma sp. KCTC 42546 encodes:
- a CDS encoding helix-turn-helix domain-containing protein has translation MEVICLHDDAFYALIDKVLKRVQQQQVAKDDKWISGSEAMKKLRIQSKTTLQKLRDEGSIRFAQPERKIILYDSDSINDYLSRHTKETF, from the coding sequence ATGGAAGTTATCTGTCTACACGATGACGCTTTTTACGCCTTGATCGACAAGGTTCTTAAACGGGTTCAGCAACAGCAAGTGGCTAAGGATGACAAATGGATTTCAGGCAGTGAGGCCATGAAGAAGTTGCGCATTCAGAGCAAAACAACGTTGCAGAAGCTGCGTGATGAAGGCAGTATCCGGTTTGCGCAGCCTGAGAGGAAAATTATCCTGTACGATAGCGATTCCATCAACGACTATTTATCTCGCCACACTAAAGAAACTTTTTAG
- a CDS encoding site-specific integrase, translating to MNTNVVISLDTRRAKKDGTYPVIMRLGHNAQTTSIPIGISVAVADWDEKKRAIKKSYKGVSSVTRLNNQIEKEKTDAMDIILKLHELGTLQTLSITSLKDRITQKEAKDSFLQFASQCVDELIKAHRVGTARSYKGLISVLKEYRKGKDLLFKEITYDFLARFETNHKSKGNGANGLAVYMRTIRAIYNKAIKSGVADKELYPFDDYKIKTAPTEKRALDGEFLKTIIQLDIPVAHLCFNTRNYFVASYMMYGMNFADMAYLEKSAVENGRVRYRRRKTGKLYDIKITPQLESILVYYMQQTPDSKFVFPILKRDSPTLREKDIQWARKRYNKKLKLLASLCGIDSNLTSYVSRHSFATQAMLHDIPLTAISTMLGHSSVKTTEIYLKGLPVNILDNYNERILG from the coding sequence ATGAACACAAACGTCGTGATTTCCTTAGATACACGCCGTGCCAAAAAGGACGGCACCTATCCGGTCATTATGCGGCTGGGCCATAATGCGCAAACAACCTCTATCCCCATTGGAATAAGTGTTGCTGTAGCGGATTGGGATGAGAAAAAACGAGCTATTAAAAAAAGCTACAAGGGCGTCAGTTCCGTGACCCGATTGAATAATCAGATTGAGAAGGAGAAGACCGATGCGATGGACATTATTCTCAAACTTCATGAATTAGGCACCCTTCAAACCTTGTCGATCACGTCCTTAAAAGACCGGATCACTCAGAAAGAAGCCAAGGATTCGTTTCTGCAATTCGCCAGTCAATGCGTGGATGAACTGATTAAAGCGCATCGGGTTGGTACGGCCAGATCGTATAAGGGCTTAATCAGTGTTTTGAAAGAATACCGCAAGGGTAAGGATTTATTGTTCAAAGAGATTACATATGATTTCCTCGCCAGATTCGAGACCAATCATAAAAGCAAGGGGAATGGTGCCAATGGCTTGGCCGTCTATATGCGGACAATCAGGGCCATCTACAACAAAGCCATTAAGTCTGGGGTAGCCGATAAAGAATTGTATCCATTCGATGACTATAAAATAAAGACTGCTCCTACTGAAAAACGGGCTTTGGACGGAGAGTTTCTTAAAACGATTATTCAACTGGACATTCCGGTCGCCCATCTGTGCTTCAATACGCGGAATTATTTCGTTGCCAGCTACATGATGTACGGGATGAACTTTGCGGATATGGCTTATCTGGAAAAAAGTGCTGTAGAGAATGGACGTGTGCGGTATCGCCGGAGAAAAACGGGCAAGCTGTACGATATCAAGATTACCCCACAGCTTGAAAGCATACTGGTTTACTACATGCAACAAACCCCCGATTCCAAGTTCGTCTTTCCGATCCTGAAACGGGACTCGCCAACCCTACGTGAAAAGGACATTCAATGGGCCAGAAAACGGTACAATAAAAAACTGAAGCTACTAGCCTCGCTATGCGGTATTGACTCAAACCTGACAAGCTATGTGAGCCGACATTCATTTGCGACCCAGGCAATGCTACATGATATTCCGCTGACAGCGATCAGCACGATGCTTGGCCATTCCAGCGTAAAAACTACCGAAATTTATCTGAAAGGGCTGCCGGTCAATATCCTGGACAATTACAATGAACGGATTTTAGGATGA
- a CDS encoding HAD hydrolase family protein translates to MGKPFKKELTKINSTIEWALIQESNILQSLINDPNRKPLYIVGSGGSLSACFYLETIYQKLGGFAKAITPLELYSLKESIKGSNIIFISASGKNNDILFSFELSIQRNPNQILTISMSEDSPLSRLANSYSISKSINFPIPSKKDGFLATNSLLAYFIILCKSINKDSSLIEIQHINYEYYKRDLNNFMPKIKENFTLFVLYGGWGKSVAYDIESKFTEAALGNVILSDYRNFGHGRHHWFAKKGNNSAIISLITPEEELLQLKTINLLPPEIPTLEIKSNNTDASSTIELLVKSFLLADAFGDLQNIDPGRPGVPDFGSKLYHLKYAKIYNTPISDEQTAILKKNNKSDISQFDISELKFWKEKYVNFKNKINSIQFYSIVFDYDGTLCSETEKKIGPCQEIIKYLINFLENGIIIGIASGRGKSVKIDLRRAIPEKYWNNVIIGYYNGSELGLLGDNNTPNVQLEINEDLQKVFDRLEIIEIISKNTKMTLRPYQLTIELNDTKDTVYVKNFIQNFVLPYDNLLFLISSHSIDIVVKGKSSKVRVVDKCNEISLERNGINNCLTIGDKGVWPGNDYALLGLPYSLSVDEVSPDPDTCWNLCQIGLKNIPATINYLNKISFKKNHFMIKL, encoded by the coding sequence ATGGGAAAACCATTTAAAAAAGAATTAACAAAGATTAATTCAACAATAGAATGGGCACTTATACAAGAGTCAAATATCTTGCAGTCATTAATAAATGACCCTAATAGAAAACCCTTATATATAGTTGGCTCTGGTGGATCTTTAAGCGCATGCTTTTATTTGGAAACTATTTACCAAAAGCTTGGTGGTTTTGCGAAAGCGATAACACCACTTGAATTATATTCTTTGAAAGAATCAATTAAAGGATCAAATATCATATTCATTAGCGCAAGCGGAAAAAATAACGATATATTATTTTCATTCGAACTTTCAATACAAAGAAATCCTAATCAGATATTAACCATAAGTATGAGTGAAGATTCACCGTTGTCAAGACTGGCAAATTCTTACTCTATTAGTAAATCTATAAACTTCCCTATACCATCAAAAAAAGATGGTTTTTTAGCAACAAATTCCTTGCTCGCCTATTTTATAATACTATGTAAATCAATCAACAAAGATTCATCTCTAATCGAAATTCAACATATCAACTATGAATATTATAAAAGAGATTTAAATAATTTTATGCCTAAAATTAAAGAAAACTTCACATTATTTGTTCTATACGGTGGGTGGGGTAAATCTGTAGCTTATGATATAGAATCAAAATTTACTGAAGCTGCTTTAGGTAATGTAATATTATCAGATTATAGAAATTTTGGACATGGTAGGCACCATTGGTTTGCAAAAAAAGGGAATAACTCAGCAATCATTTCATTGATTACACCTGAAGAAGAACTATTACAATTAAAAACTATTAATTTATTACCTCCAGAAATACCAACATTAGAAATAAAAAGCAATAATACAGACGCTTCTTCTACTATAGAATTATTAGTGAAATCTTTTTTACTAGCAGATGCTTTCGGCGATTTGCAGAATATAGATCCAGGACGACCAGGAGTTCCAGACTTTGGAAGTAAACTATACCATTTAAAATACGCTAAAATATATAATACCCCTATCTCTGATGAACAAACTGCAATATTAAAGAAGAACAATAAATCAGATATTTCACAGTTCGATATTAGTGAATTAAAATTTTGGAAAGAAAAATATGTAAACTTTAAAAATAAAATTAATTCAATTCAATTTTATAGTATAGTATTTGATTACGATGGGACACTGTGTTCAGAAACTGAAAAGAAAATAGGGCCCTGTCAAGAAATAATAAAATACCTGATAAACTTCCTTGAAAATGGTATAATAATAGGTATAGCCAGTGGTAGAGGTAAATCTGTAAAAATAGATTTAAGAAGAGCTATTCCTGAAAAATATTGGAATAATGTAATAATAGGATATTATAATGGTTCTGAATTAGGTCTTTTAGGTGATAATAATACGCCAAACGTACAATTAGAAATTAATGAAGATTTGCAAAAAGTTTTCGACAGATTAGAGATTATAGAAATTATTAGTAAGAATACAAAGATGACTTTACGACCATACCAACTTACAATAGAGTTAAATGATACAAAAGATACAGTATATGTAAAAAACTTTATACAAAACTTTGTATTGCCGTACGATAATCTACTTTTTTTAATATCAAGCCACTCAATAGATATTGTGGTTAAAGGAAAGTCTTCTAAAGTAAGGGTGGTTGATAAGTGTAACGAGATAAGTTTAGAACGCAATGGAATAAATAATTGCTTAACTATAGGCGACAAAGGTGTTTGGCCAGGAAACGATTATGCATTATTAGGATTGCCTTATTCACTAAGCGTAGATGAAGTATCTCCTGATCCAGATACATGCTGGAATTTATGTCAAATTGGTTTAAAAAACATTCCAGCAACAATAAATTATTTAAACAAAATTTCTTTCAAAAAAAACCATTTTATGATAAAATTATGA
- a CDS encoding PfkB family carbohydrate kinase — MRKLPFDNTVQPICVGSGLVALDVVISNDPATSAQFFAGGSCGNVLCILSYFGWSSYPVARLSNNVATQILIEDFLKWNIKTDAISVTSDGSTPIIIQRIIKNKKGKLKHRFEFRNPENGEYLPSFKPVLAKSVSTIVASIESCDVYFFDRISRSSIDLALEYKRQGSLVFFEPSNFKDFNEFNKCLEFSDIVKFSNDRISDYDVHYPYCVAPLEIQTLGDKGLQFRLKGDKIWSHVPGYNIETLVDAAGAGDWCTAGIIMYLRSLNIKNLLNITPSEIFEAARFGQLLSAFNCGYEGARGLMYNYSKNVFIAHLNEIINTFSGLLVIKNSTEVRYRQSKDNINISSLTEPI; from the coding sequence ATGCGGAAACTACCATTTGACAATACTGTTCAGCCTATTTGTGTAGGTTCTGGACTCGTTGCCCTTGACGTTGTTATCAGTAATGATCCAGCAACATCTGCCCAGTTTTTTGCTGGAGGGTCATGTGGTAATGTACTATGTATCTTATCATATTTTGGATGGTCTTCTTATCCTGTAGCAAGATTGTCAAATAATGTTGCCACTCAAATTCTAATTGAGGACTTTCTCAAATGGAATATCAAGACCGATGCAATCTCTGTAACTTCGGATGGTAGCACTCCAATAATTATTCAAAGAATAATTAAAAATAAAAAGGGAAAGTTAAAGCATAGGTTTGAGTTTAGAAACCCAGAAAATGGTGAATATCTTCCTTCTTTCAAGCCTGTTCTTGCTAAATCTGTCTCTACTATTGTTGCTTCTATAGAATCTTGTGATGTATACTTCTTTGATAGAATAAGTCGTTCATCAATCGATCTTGCATTAGAATATAAAAGACAAGGTTCTCTAGTTTTCTTCGAACCATCTAATTTTAAAGATTTTAATGAGTTTAATAAATGTTTGGAATTTTCGGATATTGTTAAGTTTTCTAATGATAGGATAAGTGATTATGATGTGCATTACCCTTATTGCGTTGCGCCACTCGAAATACAAACTTTAGGAGATAAGGGACTTCAGTTCAGGCTTAAAGGTGATAAGATTTGGTCACATGTACCTGGTTACAATATCGAGACATTAGTTGATGCTGCTGGTGCTGGTGATTGGTGCACTGCAGGTATAATCATGTATCTAAGGTCATTGAATATTAAAAACTTGCTTAATATAACCCCTTCTGAAATTTTTGAAGCAGCGAGATTTGGGCAATTATTAAGTGCTTTTAATTGCGGTTATGAGGGTGCAAGGGGATTAATGTATAATTATAGTAAGAATGTTTTTATCGCCCATTTAAACGAAATTATAAATACTTTCTCTGGTTTGCTAGTTATCAAGAATTCTACTGAAGTACGGTATCGTCAATCAAAAGATAATATAAACATTTCCTCTTTAACTGAACCAATTTAA
- a CDS encoding recombinase family protein: MPTTYSYLRVSTEEQDLDKDRLLVLEYANKLGIGPVEFQQEKISGKVNWRSRKVAQILDLLQEGDILIEPEMYRLGRSTSEIHQMADVIRHKKAVLHLIRENIVLDGSPVSDLIFSVLAATGQFELRLTSERTKAGQRKAVASGKRIGRPEGPGKSKLDEKAVEIRALLANGSTKKFIARRYGCSESTLHEWIKKKLDIL, translated from the coding sequence ATGCCTACAACCTACTCGTATCTGCGGGTCAGTACCGAAGAGCAGGATCTGGATAAAGACCGTTTGCTCGTGCTGGAGTATGCCAATAAACTCGGGATCGGTCCCGTCGAATTTCAGCAGGAGAAAATTTCCGGAAAAGTTAACTGGCGATCCCGCAAGGTGGCCCAGATTCTAGACTTGCTTCAGGAGGGCGATATTCTCATCGAGCCGGAAATGTACCGCCTGGGCCGCTCAACCTCCGAGATCCACCAGATGGCTGATGTGATCCGCCACAAGAAAGCTGTACTGCATTTAATCCGGGAAAACATTGTTCTGGACGGCTCGCCCGTTTCGGATCTTATATTTTCGGTACTTGCCGCCACGGGCCAGTTTGAATTACGGCTAACCTCCGAACGCACCAAAGCGGGCCAGCGTAAGGCCGTTGCCAGTGGCAAACGGATTGGCCGCCCTGAAGGCCCCGGTAAATCCAAGCTGGATGAGAAAGCGGTCGAGATTCGGGCCCTGCTGGCTAATGGGTCGACCAAGAAGTTTATTGCCAGGCGCTACGGCTGCTCAGAAAGTACGCTGCATGAATGGATTAAGAAGAAACTAGACATATTGTAA
- a CDS encoding DUF5694 domain-containing protein: MRLIYLLVSFFLTRSTLAQPIPIRQQIDALFNPALPKPQVLLIGTFHFAGEQVDANTTPANLRVDILSPTRQTQLEEVLNQIARFKPTKIAIEASPNSKNYIDSVYSAYRAGRFQGDKRVRVDDELYQIGFKLANRLGHTELFPIDAQSFRIRFSPADSLTMFTKYEHQSDASFAYWDKQYTTYSKLQDSLKYNSSVIDYLRFLNADETQSRSIGRWLVTTKKGTNREPIGADGFISRYYNRNLRIYANIQRLVTSSSDRILVLYGNTHLYILKHLLKASPEFDLADTLNYLN; this comes from the coding sequence ATGAGATTGATCTACTTGCTGGTATCGTTTTTTCTGACTCGTTCAACACTCGCCCAACCCATCCCCATTCGCCAACAGATTGACGCCTTGTTCAACCCGGCTTTGCCCAAGCCCCAAGTATTGCTGATTGGAACGTTTCATTTTGCCGGTGAACAGGTCGATGCCAACACTACTCCGGCCAATCTGCGGGTGGATATACTAAGTCCAACCCGGCAGACCCAACTGGAGGAAGTCCTCAACCAGATTGCCCGATTCAAACCCACCAAAATTGCCATTGAGGCATCGCCAAACTCAAAGAACTACATCGACTCTGTTTATAGCGCCTACCGGGCGGGAAGATTTCAGGGAGACAAGCGGGTCAGGGTTGATGATGAACTCTATCAAATCGGTTTCAAACTCGCTAACCGTCTAGGTCATACCGAGCTTTTTCCTATTGACGCACAGTCGTTTCGTATTCGCTTCAGCCCGGCGGATTCCTTGACGATGTTTACCAAGTACGAACACCAATCCGATGCCTCCTTTGCCTATTGGGACAAGCAGTACACCACCTATTCGAAACTGCAAGATTCCTTAAAATATAACTCATCGGTAATCGACTATTTGCGCTTTTTGAACGCAGATGAAACCCAGTCGCGTAGCATCGGTCGGTGGCTAGTTACCACTAAGAAGGGAACCAACCGAGAACCGATTGGAGCCGATGGCTTCATCTCCCGGTACTATAATCGAAACCTTCGTATTTACGCTAACATACAGCGGCTGGTCACTAGCTCATCGGACCGTATCCTGGTGCTTTATGGAAACACTCACCTGTATATTCTAAAACATTTGCTGAAAGCTAGTCCTGAATTTGACCTTGCAGACACGTTAAACTATTTGAATTAA
- a CDS encoding OmpW family outer membrane protein, translated as MKNTIKLTAACLLLVGALLLSSQAQAQLQANLNGNFLAPTESGSSFSDGLWGGGVTLRYFVNPKLAVGLNGRYFTKSNSASFVLDPGIGANGSVKASVNLLMVTGQAEYFFSQSALRPYVGVEAGLYRAAASVEITSGAQTLKSADNDSKFGVAPKVGLQYAISPAFGVNADAGYHIVFAEGDTGKMLLLGAGVYFVVGQR; from the coding sequence ATGAAAAACACGATCAAGCTAACGGCAGCCTGTTTACTTCTTGTTGGTGCGCTGCTTTTGTCCAGTCAAGCTCAGGCTCAGTTACAAGCTAACCTGAATGGTAACTTTCTGGCCCCAACCGAATCCGGCTCTTCATTCTCTGACGGCCTTTGGGGGGGTGGTGTTACGCTCCGCTATTTTGTTAACCCTAAGTTGGCCGTTGGATTAAACGGTCGGTATTTTACGAAAAGTAATTCAGCAAGTTTCGTTTTGGATCCTGGAATTGGGGCTAATGGATCGGTCAAGGCCTCTGTGAATCTACTAATGGTAACTGGTCAGGCAGAGTATTTTTTCTCCCAGTCAGCTTTGCGGCCCTATGTGGGGGTAGAAGCCGGGTTGTATAGAGCCGCTGCCAGCGTTGAGATTACCAGCGGGGCTCAGACTTTAAAATCAGCAGATAACGATAGTAAGTTTGGCGTAGCTCCGAAGGTGGGATTACAGTATGCTATTTCACCTGCCTTTGGCGTAAATGCGGATGCTGGGTATCATATCGTTTTTGCTGAAGGTGATACGGGGAAGATGCTTTTACTAGGGGCAGGCGTCTACTTTGTAGTTGGCCAGCGATAG
- a CDS encoding DUF4249 domain-containing protein: MRAASLFLLVGLTTLILPVACVDLLEIPLTQRVNVLVVDGTLTNLNEDQKIHINRAKSDSLTGRFGSLPITGATVEVVVDSSQVLVFTETDTAGAYRSPAGFRAQPGHAYQLRFTLKDGTHYRSTTEVMAPVPSIDRVHTKFNPTSLPAILADGTINQYRGAHELTIDFQDPANQHNYYRWDWLLWEKQDWCHTCVNTLYMIYNPYTTPPTLYEDCFGDPNYGGYFVIDYNCRTQCWEILRNYTTNVFDDVYSNGGLILGRTVAQIPFYQQKACLVQLRQSSLTKGAYQYYRAVEDQSQNTGGVAVPPPTVLVGNIRNVANGQESVIGYFTASAVAVALDWIDRSDATGRAPGLFEALYGRPPSQPNHQGGYGSVEYPTAVCVPSDGRTPNKPIGWRD, encoded by the coding sequence ATGCGTGCTGCTAGTCTATTTCTACTCGTTGGCTTGACGACGCTTATCTTACCCGTTGCCTGCGTCGATTTGCTGGAGATCCCCTTAACTCAACGAGTTAACGTGCTAGTGGTCGATGGGACACTAACCAACCTCAATGAGGATCAAAAAATTCACATCAACCGCGCCAAATCCGACTCGCTAACTGGCCGTTTTGGCAGCTTACCCATCACAGGCGCTACCGTAGAGGTCGTGGTTGATTCGTCCCAGGTGCTGGTCTTCACTGAGACCGACACAGCCGGGGCCTACCGCTCACCAGCAGGCTTTCGAGCCCAACCCGGCCACGCCTACCAGCTACGTTTTACACTCAAAGATGGGACTCATTATCGGTCAACGACCGAAGTGATGGCTCCGGTCCCCTCCATTGACCGCGTCCATACAAAATTCAATCCCACTAGTTTACCCGCTATCCTTGCCGATGGTACCATTAATCAATACCGGGGGGCGCATGAGCTAACAATTGATTTTCAGGACCCTGCCAACCAACACAACTATTACCGCTGGGATTGGCTGTTGTGGGAGAAACAGGACTGGTGTCATACGTGTGTGAATACCTTATATATGATTTACAACCCCTATACTACCCCCCCAACCCTCTACGAAGACTGCTTTGGAGACCCCAATTATGGCGGTTACTTTGTCATCGATTACAACTGCCGCACCCAATGCTGGGAAATCTTACGTAATTATACCACCAATGTGTTCGACGATGTGTACAGTAACGGCGGGCTGATCCTGGGCCGCACGGTAGCCCAGATTCCATTTTACCAACAGAAAGCCTGCTTAGTGCAGCTTCGCCAATCCTCGCTCACCAAGGGGGCCTATCAGTACTACCGAGCCGTTGAGGACCAGTCCCAGAATACGGGGGGCGTGGCCGTCCCTCCCCCAACGGTGTTGGTGGGTAACATACGCAACGTCGCCAATGGACAGGAAAGCGTGATTGGCTACTTTACGGCCTCAGCGGTGGCGGTGGCTCTGGACTGGATTGACCGGAGCGACGCGACGGGTCGTGCGCCGGGCTTATTTGAGGCCTTGTATGGTCGCCCGCCTTCGCAACCCAACCACCAGGGTGGCTATGGGTCGGTCGAGTACCCAACGGCGGTCTGTGTACCGAGTGATGGTCGTACGCCCAACAAGCCCATTGGCTGGCGCGATTAA